The Vibrio echinoideorum genome includes a region encoding these proteins:
- a CDS encoding type II toxin-antitoxin system RelB/DinJ family antitoxin, whose protein sequence is MKNEMLSTRIDHDTKVAFTNICDEVGLSTSQAIKLFAKAVINHGGIPFDLRVPQPNDVTSAAIMELIEGKGHKTNSVDSLLSELTEGKVNNV, encoded by the coding sequence ATGAAAAATGAAATGCTGAGTACTCGTATTGATCACGATACTAAAGTCGCTTTTACAAATATTTGTGATGAGGTTGGTTTAAGCACTTCCCAGGCAATAAAACTATTCGCGAAAGCTGTAATCAACCACGGCGGAATACCTTTTGATTTGAGGGTACCACAGCCAAACGATGTGACTTCTGCTGCCATCATGGAGCTTATTGAAGGTAAGGGACATAAAACGAATTCAGTTGATTCTCTACTATCTGAACTCACAGAAGGTAAAGTTAACAATGTATGA